A genome region from Acidisarcina sp. includes the following:
- a CDS encoding DUF1080 domain-containing protein: MAILLAAPVAASAFLDESEGWIPLFDGKSLAGWKANEHADTFTVADGRIVARGGRSHLFYVGPVSHADFKNFELSVEAMSGPGANSGVYFHTAYQPSGWPAAGFEVQLCNTDREGSGHSERKKTGSLYGVRNVYKQFVNDNEWFRLHVLVRGKQVQIRLNDMLVVDYVEPESPFRADLNFQRVLHHGTFALQGHDPGSTTYFKSIRVRPLPDNIAQISMEQPEVDELYRQVIRLGTENYPVVDYHVHLKGGLTIEQALANSRRLGINYGIAVNCGLGFPVHSDDSVRDYLASMKGQPCYVALQGEGREWMTLVSPESAARFDYVFTDAMTFTDDNGKRRRIWIKEEAGDLTDKQAFMEMYVKRIEGVMHEPIDIYANATFLPHQISAEYDALWTPERMNRVITAAVKNDVAIEINNRYKIPSAAFISAAKAAGAKFSFGTNNADANLGRLEYPIQMVRQCGLVWQDIFVPRPAGQKAIEVKARRMM; encoded by the coding sequence ATGGCTATTCTGTTGGCTGCACCAGTAGCTGCTTCTGCGTTCCTGGATGAGTCCGAAGGGTGGATTCCGCTGTTTGATGGCAAATCGCTTGCGGGGTGGAAAGCCAACGAACACGCGGACACCTTCACCGTCGCAGATGGGCGGATTGTCGCTCGCGGCGGCCGGTCTCACCTGTTCTATGTGGGACCCGTGAGCCATGCCGACTTCAAAAACTTTGAGCTAAGCGTAGAGGCGATGTCAGGGCCCGGCGCGAACTCCGGCGTTTACTTTCACACTGCGTATCAGCCATCGGGCTGGCCTGCGGCTGGTTTTGAAGTGCAGTTGTGCAACACGGATCGAGAGGGCAGCGGGCACAGCGAGCGAAAGAAGACAGGCTCTCTCTACGGCGTGCGCAACGTCTACAAGCAGTTCGTCAACGACAATGAATGGTTTCGTCTGCACGTACTGGTGCGCGGCAAGCAAGTGCAGATTCGCCTGAACGACATGCTTGTGGTGGACTACGTTGAGCCAGAGTCACCGTTTCGCGCCGATCTGAACTTTCAGCGCGTCCTGCATCACGGCACGTTTGCGCTGCAGGGCCACGACCCAGGCAGCACGACCTACTTTAAGAGCATCCGGGTTCGTCCGCTGCCTGACAACATCGCGCAGATCTCCATGGAACAGCCTGAAGTAGACGAACTCTATCGCCAGGTGATCCGTCTCGGCACGGAGAATTATCCGGTGGTGGATTATCACGTGCATTTGAAGGGAGGGTTGACGATCGAGCAGGCGCTCGCCAACTCTCGTCGCCTGGGCATCAACTATGGCATCGCGGTGAACTGCGGTTTAGGTTTCCCTGTGCATAGCGACGACAGCGTGCGCGATTATCTCGCGAGCATGAAGGGGCAGCCATGCTATGTGGCTCTGCAGGGTGAAGGGCGGGAATGGATGACGCTCGTCTCGCCGGAGTCTGCTGCCCGCTTCGACTATGTCTTCACGGATGCGATGACCTTCACCGATGATAACGGGAAGCGCAGGCGTATCTGGATTAAGGAAGAAGCCGGTGACCTCACCGACAAGCAGGCGTTCATGGAGATGTATGTGAAGCGCATTGAGGGAGTGATGCATGAGCCAATCGACATCTACGCGAATGCCACCTTTCTGCCGCACCAGATCTCCGCAGAGTACGATGCGCTCTGGACGCCCGAGCGGATGAACCGGGTGATTACGGCGGCGGTGAAGAACGATGTGGCAATTGAGATCAACAATCGTTACAAAATTCCGAGTGCGGCGTTTATCTCCGCAGCCAAAGCTGCCGGAGCGAAGTTCTCCTTCGGAACGAACAATGCCGACGCGAACCTGGGACGCCTCGAATACCCGATCCAGATGGTGAGGCAATGCGGCCTGGTGTGGCAGGATATTTTTGTACCAAGACCGGCAGGTCAAAAGGCGATCGAAGTCAAGGCACGGCGCATGATGTAA